The Candidatus Sphingomonas colombiensis genome contains the following window.
CGCATGGCATGTCTGGATGTGCTCACCCGACGCGCGCGCGGTGTGGAGGGCTGGGCATGACCCCCGCGCTCCATTTCCGCAACGCCCGCATCGTCTGCCCCGACGGCGGCGAACGCACCGGCGATTTGTCCATCACAGACGGCGTGATTGCTGATGCGCCTGCCGACGGCGCGACGGTGATCGATTGCGGCGGCCTGATCCTCGCCCCCGGTATCGTCGACCTGGGCGTCGCGACGATCGACCGCGCCGCCTTCCGCGCTGGCGGGATCACCCGCGTCGGGCTGATGCCCGATCAGTCGCCGGTGCTGGACGAGCCCGGGATTATCCAACGCTCTGCGTTGATCGGCAAACCGGATCTATGGATCCATCCGATCGCTGCGGCGACACGCGGGCTCGCGGGCACCGAATTGGCGGAAATGGCAATCTGCCAATCCGCCGGTGCGTGCGCGATCGGCACCGGACGGCGCTGGATCGCGGATTCGGGCGTGATGCGGCGTGTGCTGGATTATGCCCGCGATCTCGGGCTCACGCTCATCACTCACGCCGAAGATGCCGGGCTGACCGGCGAAGCCGTGGCGACAACTGGCGAAACCGCGACACGGCTCGGCCTGCCCGCCGCGCCGGCTGTGGCAGAGGCACTTGCGATCACGCGCGACCTGATGCTCGCCGAGGATGCCGACGCCGCGATCCATATCCGTCAGGTAACGACAGCGGCCGGCTTCGATCTGGTGCGGGCAGCAAAGCGTCGTGGGGTGAAGGTAACGTGCGGCATCACGCCGACGCACCTGATGCTGTCCGATAATGCGATGAGCGATTTCCGAACCTTCGCCCACCTCTCCCCGCCGTTGCGCGCGGAGGATGATCGCCGCGCGGCGCTGATCGCGCTGGCGGACGGGACGATCGACGTGCTGTGTTCAGGTCACGATCCACGCGGACCCGAGGAAAAACGCCTGCCTTACGCGGACGCCAGCCCCGGCGCTTCCGGCGCGGAGACCTTGCTCGCGCTCGCGCTCGGCATAGCACGGGATGAGGAAATCGCGCTCGATCGCCTATTCGCGCTGCTCGCACGCAATCCCGCGCGCGTGCTCGGCACCGAGGCCGGCACGCTCAATCCAGGGGCACCGGGCGATGTCGTACTGATCGACGATCAGGCGCCGTGGCTGATCGATGCGGAGCACATGGTCGGCAAAGCAGGCAACACGCCATTCGACGGGCTGCCCGTACAGGGCCGCGTCCGCCGCGTATTCAAGGGCGGCAACGAGATCGGCTGATTATCCGCCCGGCCCGCGAGCCGGGCAGTCGCTCAGCGCGATGCGACCTGCACGCCGCCCTTCGCCCACTGCGCGACCTGATCGCCGGCACCGGCACGGACGAAGCATACCCCCCCCTCCGCGCGATAGGCGCGACAGGTGGCGTCCGCGTCCGCACGGGTGAAGCCGCCGATGGAAAGGCGGTAATATTCGCGATCGGAAGCTTTAAAGATCATCCCCGCCGGCGCCTTGCCGGAGAAGCCGGCGAAACGACGCTGCGCCCGCGACCAGGCATCCTTGGCAACCCCGGAGGAGGAGAAGGCGCCAATCTGGACGTACCAATCGCCCTTTTCCTGCACGCGCGCCGCACGGAGCGATGTCTGGCGGCGAAGCGAAGCCTCATTCCGCGCCACGATCACCTTTGCGGCAGCGAAATCGCTCGCCGGGATCGCCTGAACGAATTCTTTATGTTGCGCAAAAACTACTCGGGCGAAGGCGGGTGACGGTGCAGCTTCGACCGCTGGCAGGACGTGCGCCACGGGGGCAATCTGCGGCGTGTCTGCAATCTGCGGCGCCGGAGCAGGCTGTGTGACCGACGCGATTTGAGGCGCGTAGGCGACCTGCGAAGGCGGAACAGCGGCTACCTCCACCGGCTTCGGCTCGGGCGCGGACATGACGGCGGTTGCCGCGTCGCTATCCGCCTTGGCTACCGCGACCGGCACGGATGCGTTGAGCGCCAGCGCGACCGGCTGGCCGGGATCCTGCGCCGGGGTCACGCCGAGCAGTGTGGCGACCTGATCCGCCGCGTTATTCGGCTTGGCGAAGGCGGCCCATTGCATGATCCGCTGATCCGCTTCGATCGGCGACAGATCGACGCCGACTATGTTGCGCGCCTCTTGCCAGCGCCCGGCCAATGCCATGGCAAGTGCAAGATTCTGGCGTGTCTTGGCTGTCGCCGCCGGGCTGCGCGTCGCTGCGATCAACACGTCAACGCCCGAGGCCGGGCTACCCGCAAGCGCAAGCGCGAGGCCGAAATCTGTCGGATCGAGCTGTGCGGCATGAGCGTCCAGCGTCTTGCGTGCACTCTCCCAATGGCCGCCGGCGATTTGCGCAAGCGCAAGATTGAGCGCGGCGCGCCCGTCCGTCGGTTGCAGGGTCAGGACATCATTATAAGCCGCCTCGGCGGAAGCAAAGCGGCCGGCCTTGAGATAGCTTTGTCCGAGAAGCACGCGATAGCCGACTTCGCGAGGCTGCATCGCCACCGCCGCCTCGGCAAAGGAGGTGGCCTGCGCCACCTGCCCCTTGGCCAGTGCCTTGCGCGCCTTTTCCGCATTGGCGGCGGCCTGCTTGGTAACGGCGGCGTCGCTGCGACTGCTGGCGGAAGCGACTCCTGCCCCACCCTGCGTGCATCCAACCATGGTGCCACCGAATACCAGCGCCGAAAGGCTTAGGCTGGCGATCGCGCGAATCCTCATGACCATTTTCCCGTATCCCGATCAGCGCTTCTTGCGCGGCGGTAGTTGCGCGACGAGCGTCTCCACCTCCGGCAGAGTGGCGATGAAAACGTCCAGCGCCTCGGTAACGAGTTGCTGCGCTGAGCGATTGCGCGTCGCAGAGGCGAGACGCAGCCGCAGATGGCGCTCCTCATCCAGGCGCAGCGTAAAGGCGGATTTGCGACGATGCGCGGTCTCGCGCCGGATACGCGCGGCCGTGGCGACCGATACGTTCGCTGCCGGTGGAAGCGGCGTAAGGGCTACAGGCGACTTCGGTGCGGGCGCCTCTTCGACGCTTTCCTCTTCCGGCTCGTATTGCGCTGCCGGTTCGGTCGGACGGGCTGCAAACCCCTCGTGCAGCGCCTCACGCTCCGCCAATACCGGCGGCACGACGGGAGGCTCGCCCATGTCGTTCCAGCCAAGCGCATCGCCCGCGGTCGAGAGACCGGCGAGACTGGCGAACCCCTGTGGACGCATCGCGGGGCGGGCCTGCCCCTTACGCGCGAGCAGCCCCGACGAGAGCGAGGCCAGCGGCTTGGGTGCGCCGAACATCAGCCGACCACCCGCCGGCCGAAGCCGGCTGCTGCGGTGCGCGAGGCGACGAAGCCGTTAACGGCCGTCGGCGTGGTGAATACGGTGCGGCGGAAGTTCTTTTCCAGCCGATCGGAAATATAGCTCCACAACGCGACAACCTCGTTCGCGGACCGGCCCTTCGGATCGGTCTCCATCACGGTGCGGCCGTCGATCATCGACGCGGCGAAATCGGTGCGCTGGTGAACGGTGACCGGCGCGACCGTGCCATGCTGCGACAGTGCGACCGCCGCCTCGCTGGTGATCCGAGCCTTGGGCGTGGCGCCATTG
Protein-coding sequences here:
- a CDS encoding amidohydrolase family protein is translated as MTPALHFRNARIVCPDGGERTGDLSITDGVIADAPADGATVIDCGGLILAPGIVDLGVATIDRAAFRAGGITRVGLMPDQSPVLDEPGIIQRSALIGKPDLWIHPIAAATRGLAGTELAEMAICQSAGACAIGTGRRWIADSGVMRRVLDYARDLGLTLITHAEDAGLTGEAVATTGETATRLGLPAAPAVAEALAITRDLMLAEDADAAIHIRQVTTAAGFDLVRAAKRRGVKVTCGITPTHLMLSDNAMSDFRTFAHLSPPLRAEDDRRAALIALADGTIDVLCSGHDPRGPEEKRLPYADASPGASGAETLLALALGIARDEEIALDRLFALLARNPARVLGTEAGTLNPGAPGDVVLIDDQAPWLIDAEHMVGKAGNTPFDGLPVQGRVRRVFKGGNEIG
- a CDS encoding tetratricopeptide repeat protein, with the protein product MRIRAIASLSLSALVFGGTMVGCTQGGAGVASASSRSDAAVTKQAAANAEKARKALAKGQVAQATSFAEAAVAMQPREVGYRVLLGQSYLKAGRFASAEAAYNDVLTLQPTDGRAALNLALAQIAGGHWESARKTLDAHAAQLDPTDFGLALALAGSPASGVDVLIAATRSPAATAKTRQNLALAMALAGRWQEARNIVGVDLSPIEADQRIMQWAAFAKPNNAADQVATLLGVTPAQDPGQPVALALNASVPVAVAKADSDAATAVMSAPEPKPVEVAAVPPSQVAYAPQIASVTQPAPAPQIADTPQIAPVAHVLPAVEAAPSPAFARVVFAQHKEFVQAIPASDFAAAKVIVARNEASLRRQTSLRAARVQEKGDWYVQIGAFSSSGVAKDAWSRAQRRFAGFSGKAPAGMIFKASDREYYRLSIGGFTRADADATCRAYRAEGGVCFVRAGAGDQVAQWAKGGVQVASR